Part of the Chlamydiales bacterium STE3 genome is shown below.
AAATCTTGAGGGATGTCACTAAGTGGTTCAGTCTCATAAAAGCGGGAAGCACGGAAAAAAGAAATTTCTTTTAAAGCTGCTATTGCATCTAGAGCTTGTTTGATTGTTAGAAGCGGAGTACCTAAATTACTTCCTAGCGAAACATACACTTGTTGCATCTTTTCTCACAATTAAAAGGGATTTTAACCCACTCAATTGAATTAATTCTAGAGTTATTGATTTAAATAAGTTAAAAGATAAATGGCACAACAGCCCAAGAGTGCATTCCACTTTTTCATGACGCAAAAAAAAACGACAAATTCTTTAATTAATACATTGCAAGAGCTTCTAGCCAGCTTAAAAGAGAAAGATCCTGAATTGGGAGCAATTTTCCAAATTTTATCGGAACGCGGGTATGCGGCAATGCTTTTTCTTTTTAGCTTTCCCTTTTGCTTCCCCATCACGATTCCAGGGCTGTCTACCCCATTTGGTTTTGCCATCGCCTACATAGGGCTGCGGTTGGCATTCGGCCACGGTAATTGGCTGCCAAGCGTACTAATGAAAAAAAAGATTTCCCACTCCACTCTTAAAAAAGTTTCTGAAATCGCCATAGGGACTTTACATCACTTGCGTTTTCTAATTTCTTCACGTTTAACTTGGTTCGTTAAAAATCCTAAGTTGCATGTCATTCATGGCTTGACAATTACTTTTTTAGCCTGCTGCCTCGCTCTACCTCTACCCA
Proteins encoded:
- a CDS encoding putative exopolysaccharide synthesis protein (Product derived from UniProtKB/Trembl:Q6MD47;Gene name derived from UniProtKB/Trembl:Q6MD47), which codes for MAQQPKSAFHFFMTQKKTTNSLINTLQELLASLKEKDPELGAIFQILSERGYAAMLFLFSFPFCFPITIPGLSTPFGFAIAYIGLRLAFGHGNWLPSVLMKKKISHSTLKKVSEIAIGTLHHLRFLISSRLTWFVKNPKLHVIHGLTITFLACCLALPLPIPFSNTVSALPLACFGLALLEDDGLFILIAYFFTLICFTFFVLLAWFGKSGITFILSYVGIV